DNA sequence from the Nicotiana tomentosiformis chromosome 3, ASM39032v3, whole genome shotgun sequence genome:
CATTATGAAACGACGACAAACAATATAATTTACTCAAATATTGAATACATCaaaacgatacagtacaatacaatacaaaattATACTATACATTATGTAAATAGGATATTGAATGATTGTTTTCTCCAATACTATTATACACATTAGTTTAAATTTAAGTAAATCAAACTACAGTACCTATAACCATAGCCTACATAGGTGTAGTTTAACAACTAAAGCCTAAATACTAAAGTTACTTGATTGAAAAACTTGGGAAAATAAGTGTATAACTGATATAGGGCCAGAATGCACTTTATCCCTGGGACATTAGTAGGAATAAAAATTTGGAAACAGGAGTGGTTGAAAAGCTAAGCCATTTATTcatctttttaaattaattatttaccgGAGGAAAAAGAGGAATATATCAATATAACTTTCTTCTTCTGCCGAATaacaaaaagagagaaaaaacatCATTTTCCTCAacttgaaaaatattattttcttttgtttaaCCTTTCTCATGCTTTTCGCTGGATAGCATTCATCATAACTTTGtattaaaaggaaaaagaaaaatgaaagagaAATCGATAAGATACGGTCAAATTCTTAGAAGGGTTTTCTCACTTTACTGATCAAATTTCCCTTAAGTTTTGGAaggaaaaagtaaaagaaaatccAGCATTATAAAACACGAGGTGGGTCGCTAAAACCCTACTGCCTAAGCAGAGAGGACCAAAGGTAAAACTTAAAAAGGATAAATTAGCCATCGCTAGATAACGTCAGAGACACGCCTCGAATGCTTAACAAGGTTCAAAGTACAAAAGGAAATCATCATAAAGTTGATTAAAaaagggaggggggggggggggaatggcTGTGCAAAACTGACAGTTTTTGGTAACGACAATGATCTTTTATTTTCAATATCAATCATTGGATTCAAATTGCTATCCCATTCCCCGAGGAAATATCGAAAATAGAAGCGACCGCGAAAACAAATAATCATATAGTAGCATTCATGATTCTAATTTCATGAATTACTAACCAGTGACTACTGACTAGGACCATTTATTTTCTGAATTCAGACCCAATCATTAATTTAGTTAATGACTTTTTTTTCTGCTTCTTTTCGCAAAATTTTCTTTCCCTTGTTTTCTCCAAAGTGCGCAAGAACAagaagaaacaaaacaaaatcaTGTACTCTTGATTGTTGAAGCATTTCACATATATAAGATGGGAGTTTACATAGGACCCCTAGTTGTCTACCCTTGATTGTTATCCCAAAACATTAATGTAAAGGATAATAGGCAACACCCAAGATTTCATCTCCCATGGTAATAGCCATTgatgtatatggtcgaaatagattccgaccttcgtacgtctgatcgagttcgaaagataagcgatcgaagtgagacttcgagatgggttccgaagatggtacaaacaagcttcgaacccgaggggccgatcaatgtcgagttcgatatcattatcaagctcgaatccaaatcgaactatgatgcaaagtaaagctatcaagtttatgatccagagaccgaccaacattgactcTGAATCAATTCAAgagtccgagtcagaatcgagcttaagccaagatcgagagctcgagtctgGATCGAGCTCAAGCCAAAATCGAGAGCTCgggtcaatatcgagctcacagacaaaagtcgttgcaatcccactagaggagagaatcttggcagaaattgtgaaaaagttgatttatcatggaCTTCCCActaagtatttttaattatatttaaagtaagatccctctactataaaggtagagggttatcatttctgtaatgGGTAGTTTTCGGATAGAGCTCACATTGTAATTCAAGTACCATATCCTCTTATATTCAAAAGTTACTCTTTTAAGTCTAAAAAAACTGATCCATCTTACTTAGTCCTAAAAATAATCTTCTTTACaactttatttattttacattctctgcggtccatatttgatattttcttttatccttacgatttgtattaagctatatcacatatccttagaactacatataaattcaactctatctattttttgggtaaacagtttggcgcccaccgtgaggctaaggataacaggagttatttgatacgaatctgaaaaaatacgccattgtgttttgcgcttatttccaaaaatatcttgaatttcggatTAGCTACGActaaccaccaatcaaatggcttcaccaatcgacaaTGGAGCTGGCCTTCAAGAcgaaacaacaacttgacacccagtactgaAAAACCACTTGTAAACGCCGTTGGCGCTCGAATCGGAGCGCCAATAGATATTAATTCGCATatagccattgaggcgaacctacatgctGAACCTGAGAATAACATCCATGGTGgtactcggtctgcagctcgagatacccataacgccGAGGAAAACGAtgttagcttgcgtatgatttttgaaatgttgcaagcccaacaagcagcaatagctcagttgcagagccaaactcagctACAGAGCAGGCCAGAGCCCAGTCCtcctcgagaaatcacccacataacggggccagccatagtgaagtcaaatgagcaagaatcggggactactcccgaaattgctaaattgctcgaggaactcacaaagtgAGTCGAAActaacgataaaaaagtagaaacttataactctagggccgatcagatcccgggagctccaccaatgagaaaagggttggattcgaaaaaattcgtgcaaaaaccttttcccttgAGTACAGTcccgaaaccaatccccaaaaaatttcgtatgcctgaaattcccaaatataacggaacgaccgatcccaacgagcacgtcacttcttacacatgtgccatcaagggcaatgatttagaagacgatgaaatcaaatctgtgttgttgaaaaaattcggagagaccctctcgaagggagcaatgatttggtatcacaacctactaccaaattccatcgactcgttcgccatgttagcagattcttttgtgaaagcacatgccggcgccataaaagtcacaacaaggaaatcagacctcttcaaggtaagacaaaaggataacgagatgctgagggagttcgtatctcattttcaaatggaacgaatggacttaCCACCAGTCACGTACGATTGGGttattcaggctttcactcaaggtttgaacgaatgaagttcgacggcttcacagcgattaaagcataacctgatcgaatacccagccatcacgtgggccgacgtgcataatcggtaccaatcaaaaattagggtcgaagatgatcaattggggtctgaacccgctgttcgaagggatactaatcgagaacgaggtccgatcggggatcgataccaaccgtacaaTGGAAGCCACAGAGtcagtgaatcgagacataaccttgggcaaaataataaaagaagtgatcgaggtcaagggtcccgggggctaatgaacagaagtaggttcgataggcctgccggatctaaggaagcacctcgactatcggaatataacttcagcattgatgcatctgccatcatttcggctatcggacgcatcaaagatactaaatggtctcgacccatgcagaccgatcctgcccagaggaatcccaatcaaatgtacgaatatcatggcacccatggccacagaacggaagattgcaggcaactaagagaggaagtagcccggttattcaacaaagagCACCTTCGAGAATTGTTTAGCAATAAGgagaagaaccattttaaaaatagggattttggCAAGCAAAtcaaacaagaagaaccacaacacgtcattcacatgatcatcggcgatgCCAATATCCcccagggaccagtgcttaaatgcactaagacatcgattgtgagagaaaaatgATCttgaactcaagattacacacccataggaactttgtccttcaatgatgaagatgcagaaggaatcatacaacctcataacgatgcactggtaatattcgtactcatgaataaaactaaagttaagcgtgtgttgattgatccaggtagctcggccaacatcatcagcttgaaggtcgtagaacagctcggcttggaggaccagatcgtacccgcaaccctggttgtAAAtgaattcaatatggcatgtgaaaccaccaaaggtgagataattctaccaataaacgtggccggaaccatccaggaaatgaagttccacgtgatcgaaggcgacatgagatacaatgcccttttcgggaggccatggatccacaacatgagagctgaaccttcgaccctacactagatcctcaaattcccaacatcgagaggggtcgaaacagtgtacggagaacaaccagccgcaagagaaatgttcgtCGTCGAGGAAGGGAAAccaataaagggatcgggctcaaaaggggaacgagataccaaatagcaatcatagacATCGGATTTgacccaaccagataaccagaagatcgaagaagatgatgatcataggatccctcgatccttcgtgattcccgatgactccgacaccaccaaatcaacgattgaggaactggagcaagtcacactaatcgagcactggcccgaacggaaggtatacctaggaacggggttgagccccgaaatcaggaagaaacttattcaatttcttatcgataacattaatTGCTTTGCCTGGTTCTATTTAGATATAATAGGGATCCCACCGAaaataacgacgcatcggctaagcttggaccctaggttcagaccggtgaagcaaaagagaagaccccagtccgaggaaaagcacgcattcataaagaacgaggtaaccaaacttctcaatatagggtccattcgggaggtgaaatatcctgaatggttagccaatgtagttgtagtgcctaagaaagagaacaaacttagaatgtgcgtggactataaggatttgaacaaaggatgccccaaagattcctttccgctgcccaacatcaatcgcatgatcgacGCCACGGTCGgacacgagatcctcacttttcttgatgcctattccgggtataatcaaatccagatgaacccggaggaccaggaaaaaactttatttatcaccaaatatagaacatattgttataatacaATGCCCTTCGGGAtaaaaaaatgcaggggctacttaccaacgcctagtaaataaaatgtttaaagaacaaataggtaaatcaatggaagtttatattgatgacatgctagttaagtccctacgcgcagaggaccatttgactcatttacaggaaacgttcgagattttaaggaaatacaacatgaaactcaaccccaaaaaatgtgctttcggggtcggttcaggcaagttcctcggctttatggtgtcaaatcggggaattgagatTAACCCCgaaaaaatcaaggccatcgaagacatcaccattgtggacagcgtgaaagctgtacaaaggctaacgggacggattgcaactttaggccgattcatttcgagatcatcagatcgaagtcacaaatttttttctctactcaaaaagaagaacgatttcttttagaccccggaatgccaacatgaattagaggaactaaaatgatatctatcgagcccaccactactccacattccaaaaacagacgaaaaactttgcttgtacttggtgGTATCGAAAATCgcagtaagtggtgtcctagttcgagaaaagtaaggtacgcaatctccagtttattatataagtcgaaccttcggtgaagcagaaactagatatccgcacctaaaAAAATTGGCAcctgcactgataagcgcctctagaaagttaagaccgtactttcaatgtcaccccatatgcgtattaaccacttacccgcttcgtaatattttgcacaagcccgagctATCAGGcctattggccaaatgggtcatcgaactcagtgggtacgatatcgaatatcaaccccgtacggccatcaagccTCATATTTTAgtagacttcatggccgatttcatgccaaccctcgtaaccgaagtcgaaaaagaactcctattgaaatcgggtacgtcatcgtgggtatggaccctttttacggatgaggcttcgaatgtgaaggggtacgggctaggcatagttttaaagtcACCCACGGgcaacactattaggcaatctattaaaactaccaggttgactaacaacgaggctgagtatgagaccatgattgcaggtctcgagctagctaaaaacttgggagcagaagtcattgaagccaaatgtgactctttgctggtggtaagtcaagtaaacaaaaccttcgaagttcgagaagaaagaatacaaaggtatttggacaaactacatgtcactttgcaccatttcaaacaatggactttacagcatatttcacgagagcaaaacagtgaggctgatgcacttgcgaatttgggttcatcggtcgaggaaggtgacttgagctcggggagttttgttcaactctcgagatccgtgatcgaagaaggtcatgtcgagataaattctacgagcttaacctggattggagaaataagtatattgaatacttaaagaacggaaagctcccatcggaccctaaagattgaagggccctacggactaaagctgttcgattcacgttggcttcataTGGAATGCTATACCAAAGGACATtcaatggaccattggcagtatgcttgggtccaggagataccgattacatcctacgtgaggtgcacgagggcacttgtgagAATCACTCCGGTGCAGATCCactagtccgaaaaataattaggacagggtattattggatcgatatgggcaaagatgcaaaggaatttgttcgaaaatgtgacaaatgtcaaaggtttgcaccaatgatccatcaaccgagggagcaacttcactcagtcctatccccatggccattcatgaaatggggaatggatatcgtcggccctctgccatcgacctcaggtaaagctaaattcattttatttatgattgaatatttctctaaatgggtagaagcactggagttcgagaaagtaagagagagagagaggttatagactttatctgggatcatatcgtatgtcgattcgggatacccgccgaaatagtgtgtgacaatgggaaacaatttgttggcaacaaagtgatgaaattcttcgaagatcacaaaataagaaggatattatcaacaccacatcaccctagtgggaacggacaaactgaatcaacgaacaaaactatcattcaaaacctaaagaagaggctaaacgacgctaaaggaaaatggagagaaattctacccgaagtcctttgggcatatcgaacaacgtcaaaatctagtacagaggcaaccccgttctccttagtatatgggtccaaAGCCTTGATACCCgtcgaagtcggcgaacccagtgccagatttcaaTACAAAACAGAACTGcaaaataacgaggctatgaacactagcctcaaattatcggacgaaaaaggagaagctgctctcgtccaattggtcgcccaaaagcaacgaatcgaaagatactataatcgaagaaccaagctccgccatttcaagcccggggacttagtgctaagaaaagtcatcCTCAAtacccgaaacccgaacgaaggaaagctaggaccgaactgggaaagaccatatcaggttctcaagaacgtcggaaagggatcatacaagctcggcattataaacggcaaacaactagtaagcaattggaatgtttcacatctaaaacgatactactgctaaggtacgaccctcccatattaatttacatttcaaaactaacccctgcagaagtccaaTCAGGAGCTAAGAtagatccttcaatacgaagccctaggtctgaaagcacgcgttgcactctttttcccttaaaccggttttatcccaaatggtttTTTCGACAaattttttaatgaggcaaccaatgatcgtgctgaACTTACAAcaatatctgaggcctctttacaattgacctcgaatattggggggcattagccctcccCGCtttatcaagttctgatgcaagaaagttatttcgcaacaacggggttccaataggaaaagttgtaagagccaaatggtcaaaacgaaccatgctcatgtagttggcccgaacccagatgcgaaacatgaacacatgtataatgacttgcaaagaaagttctcctatttaccgatatcttatatctaagaaaaattcctctatttggagatttattatgcaaacagaattaagataaactcgaccactacgcctacgggatacatcacttcgagttcgaatcattcactcgactaagcctactggctacttttatttcgagttcgagcaaacactcactcgaccattacgcctacgggttacattacttcgagttcgaatcattcactcgactaagcctacgggctacttttatttcgagttcgagcaaacactcactcgaccattacgcctacgggctacattacttcgagttcgaatcattcactcgacgactaagcctacgggctacttttatttcgagttcgagcaaacactcactcgaccattacgcctacgggctacattacttcgagttcgaatcattcactcgacgactaagcgtacgggctacttttatttcgagttcgagtaaacactcactcgaccattacacccacgggctacattacttcgagttcgaatcattcacttgactaagcctacgggctacttttatttcgagttcgagcaaacactcattcattacgcctacgggctacattacttcgagttcgaatcattcactcgactaagcctacgagctacttttatttcgagtttgagcaaacactcactcgactattatgcctacgggctacattacttcgagtttgaatcattcactcgacgactaagcctacgggctacttttatttcgagttcgagcaaacactcactcgatcattaagcctacaggctacattacttcgagttcgaattattcactcgactaagcctacgggctacttttatttcgagttcgagcaaacactcactcgaccattatgcctacgggctatattactttgagttcgaatcattcactcgacgactaagcctacgagctacttttatttagagttcaagcaaacactcactcgaccattacgcctacgggctacattacttcgagttcgaatcattcacttgactaagcctacgtgctacttttatttcgagttcgagcaagcactcactctaccattacaCCTACAGGCTACATTTCTTCAAGCTCGAAtcaataagcctaagggctacatcacttcaagtttgagtaagcgctccctcggttatagaggctacgaagtccaaatttgattaagttgtttatatccttgtgaaaatattcataaggtgtgaataaagtcttcacaagacaggaaacaaaacagaagcaagtcggcaaaaaaaagggatatttttatatacaaaattgtttacatgattgattacaacataaatattaaggactaagcttcctgatcatccccaggagcggtctcttctctatcgggctccccccccccccccttttcgaATCCGCTCATACTCCCATcgtcatcatcattgtcatcatcttcatcattggaaaccaaggcttcagcatcggcttcgagttctttggccctttttatctcttcagcgaggtcgaaaccacgagcatggatctcctcaaggGTTTCCCTcagagatcggcacttagcaagttcagcgacccaatgtgctcgagtatcggcggtctcggctgcctctcttgcttggatcTGGGCAGCTTCAACATCGGCCCAATAGACgtccacgagtgcatccgcatcggcctttgccttttcggcatcagatttggCCTTAGCAactacagaggccaaccgagcctcgagctcctctattcttcttgcttgaaccatgcctttttcctttattctctaaaGTTGGGTTTCGGctgatgataactgggctcgagcagtttctttctctgcagcaaagcggtccataccttctttccactgcaaagactccgcttttatcacgtcgacctcctcactAAGTTTGCCAATCATCTCATTTTTTTGCTGCAACggtgagaccgaaaaattagccatcattccagtatcaagcccataggcttttaaaagtatcattacctgctcagacagatcggtctgatctcggtaagccttggccaactcagctcggaggtattttatttcctcttccctttgccctaagagaagttttagggagttcctctcctcagtaacccgttgaaggtcggcctcgtatcgacgcagctcgtTTTGGGACCAAGAACATGCTTCTAGATGAACTTCTGCTGCCTACAAAAAAAcaagaaacgaagttagaaacgaaaagtaaacataaaggcagtaccgacaaaataattttaagacTTACCttattcaaagcctgctgcaccccgtgaaaaagatctgattcatcactaGTACCGGCAATGTCCTCGATACcgataaacaggtcacgaaagggatcctctccattatgaggcctgtctagatcgagggcccccaaagcttgggcttcccgaatcacccctgcagAAAAAGCGGGGAAGGTGGGCGAATCTTCGattgctgctgccccaaatgaatcacttggagcattctcttcggttcgaagagattcAAGAGgggccccttcagacatatcccccatctgtTGGCTCCAATGGGATGCGTCTTCGATCTTCAATAATTCAGGGATTcagcccgaatctttctccggtatatcctcagttcgaggcggagcctcatgaaGCATCATCGATCTAGCTGCCGATGGGGCATCAGTGGTTCTCTTCATTCGGGCCGCCAGCgcggacccatcattttcttcttcttcttcttcttcttcttcttcttcttcttcttcttcttcttcttcttcttcttcatcttcatcccttagacgcagaactga
Encoded proteins:
- the LOC138908370 gene encoding uncharacterized protein, which encodes MVQARRIEELEARLASVVAKAKSDAEKAKADADALVDVYWADVEAAQIQAREAAETADTRAHWVAELAKCRSLRETLEEIHARGFDLAEEIKRAKELEADAEALVSNDEDDDNDDDDGSMSGFEKGGGGEPDREETAPGDDQEA